One region of Gorilla gorilla gorilla isolate KB3781 chromosome 13, NHGRI_mGorGor1-v2.1_pri, whole genome shotgun sequence genomic DNA includes:
- the IFNA6 gene encoding interferon alpha-6, with product MALPFVLLMALAVLSCKSSCSLGCDLPQTHSLGHRRTMMLLAQMRRISLFSCLKDRHDFRFPQEEFDGNQFQKAEAISVLHEVIQQTFNLFSTKDSSAAWDERLLDKLYTELYQQLNDLEACAMQEVWVGETPLMNEDSILAVRKYFQRITLYLTEKKYSPCAWEVVRAEIMRSFSSSRNLQERLRRKE from the coding sequence ATGGCTTTGCCTTTTGTTTTACTGATGGCCCTGGCGGTGCTCAGCTGCAAGTCAAGCTGCTCTCTgggctgtgatctgcctcagaccCACAGCCTGGGTCACAGGAGGACCATGATGCTCCTGGCACAAATGAGGAGAATCTCTCTTTTCTCCTGTCTGAAGGACAGACACGACTTCAGATTTCCCCAGGAGGAGTTTGATGGCAACCAGTTCCAGAAGGCTGAAGCCATTTCTGTCCTCCATGAGGTGATTCAGCAGACCTTCAACCTCTTCAGCACAAAGGACTCATCTGCTGCTTGGGATGAGAGGCTTCTAGACAAACTCTATACTGAACTTTACCAGCAGCTGAATGACCTGGAAGCCTGTGCGATGCAGGAGGTGTGGGTGGGAGAGACTCCCCTGATGAATGAGGACTCCATCCTGGCTGTGAGAAAATACTTCCAAAGAATCACTCTCTACCTGACAGAGAAAAAGTACAGcccttgtgcctgggaggttgtCAGAGCAGAAATCATGAGATCCTTCTCTTCATCAAGAAACTTGCAAGAAAGGTTAAGGAGGAAGGAATAA